Part of the Leptotrichia massiliensis genome, ATTGGATGATGTACCTGAATTGGTAAATAAAGTGGAACAAGATTTTTATCCAGGAGCTGTAAGTGGATCTAAAGCAATGGACAACAAACACTATGGTGTACCTTTAGCAATGGAAACTTATGCATTGTTCTATAATAAAGACTTATTACCAACAGCACCTGATTCATTTGAAAAATTAATTGAAGCTACAAAATCATTGACTAATAAAGGTGCACAAAAATTTGGAATTTTATTTGAACCAGCGAATTTCTATTTTTCTTACGCATTCCTTTCAGCTGACGGAGGTTATGTGTTTAAAAATGGAACAGATGTTAACGATATGGGACTTAATAATGATGGTGCTGTAAAAGGACTTGAAGCAATGTTAAAATTAAAAGAAATTTCTGCTGATAAAGCTGAAGATGTAAATGGAAATGTTATAAAAGCATTATTTAATGAAGGAAAAGTTGCAGCAGTGATAAATGGACCTTGGTTCTTGAGTGATTTAAAAGATTCTAAAGTAAAATACGGTGTAGTACCATTACCTACAATTAATGGTAAAAAACCTAAATCATTCTCAGGTGTAAGAATATTAGGAATTAATTCTACTACTAAATATCCACAAGCAGCAGTGTTATTCTTACAATTTGCTTCTTCAAAAGAAATGCTTCAAAAAAGATTTGAAATGACAGGGCAAATTCCTCCATTAAAAACTTTTGAACCAACTGATGATATTTCAAAAGCATTCTTAGCACAAATTTCAGTTGCTGAACCAATGCCATCAGTACCTGAAATGGGAGCAGTATGGACACCAATGGGAGCTGCTTTAGGAGATGCTTGGGCAGGAAAAGCACAACCAAAAGTTGCACTTGATAACGCTGTAAAAGCAATTAAAGACCAAGTTGCAGCAACAAAAAAATAAAATAATAAATTAAAAAACTTTTTAGTTAGAGATTTAATAAACAATATATAGTCAAACTGCTTTTTGAACTTTAAGATAAGAAGTAGTTTGGCTAAAATAATTTTATTATTTAAAATTTTTGTATGATTTTAAGATATTTAGACACAAAATAAATATAGAAAGTGTGGAAGTAAAATGAATAAAGAAAAGAAATTTTTAATAGCTTCGGCACTTTTACCGGGAGCTGGGCAATTTCTAGCTGGACATATAGTTAAGGGAGTTCTTTTTGTTATAATGCATTTATTAATGGGAGGAATACTTTTAGCAGGTTTATTTAGCAATGTACTTTACAAATTTGTAAGTTTGGGAGATAAACCTGAAGTACGAACTATATTTAAAACTACAGCTGGAGACAATTCGCTTGATTATTTGGTAAATGGTGCTTTATTTTTTATAATATTAATTTTGTTTACAATTTTTTATGTATATAATTTAAAAGATGCAAAAAAACTTGGAAAATTCATTGATGCAGGAAATAGTTTACCAAAAGGTGAAAAATATAGAGATTATGTAATGGATGAATTTTTTATGCCAACATTTTTAACACCAGGAGCCTTAGGAACAATTTTTATTGTATTCTTTCCTATGCTTTTGACAGTTTTGATAGCATTTACAAACTATTCAGGACCAGATCATCTTCCACCTAAAAATCTGTTTGATTGGGTAGGA contains:
- a CDS encoding sugar ABC transporter substrate-binding protein, yielding MKKIFLIISAMMILLSCGKKEAEKTDGGGQAAPATEIKPENGATLKVWESKGKEADWIKYVAEEFEKKYNVKVTYENVEAPDVVKKLQTEGKTDSGAADLVVFPHDNIGTAASAGLLFTLDDVPELVNKVEQDFYPGAVSGSKAMDNKHYGVPLAMETYALFYNKDLLPTAPDSFEKLIEATKSLTNKGAQKFGILFEPANFYFSYAFLSADGGYVFKNGTDVNDMGLNNDGAVKGLEAMLKLKEISADKAEDVNGNVIKALFNEGKVAAVINGPWFLSDLKDSKVKYGVVPLPTINGKKPKSFSGVRILGINSTTKYPQAAVLFLQFASSKEMLQKRFEMTGQIPPLKTFEPTDDISKAFLAQISVAEPMPSVPEMGAVWTPMGAALGDAWAGKAQPKVALDNAVKAIKDQVAATKK